Part of the Streptomyces showdoensis genome, CTCGAGGGTGGCGGCGTCCAGGTCGGCCATGGAGCCGATCGGCGTGTGGTGGTACGGGTGGCCCTCGGGGTACGCGAGGGCGGTGAGGCGCTCGAACGCGGTGCCGTACGGCACGTTGTCGTACCGCTGGCGGCGCTCGTTCTTGACGACGTCGCGCTGGTTCTCCATGGACTCGTCGTCCAGGGCGGCGAGCAGCGAGCCCATCCGGTCGGCCTCCAGCCAGAGCGCGAGCTCCAGCTGGTGCGCCGGCATGGTCTCGAAGTAGTTGGTGCGCTCGAAGCTCGTGGTGCCGTTGAGCGAGCCGCCGGCGCCCTGCACGAGCTCGAAGTGGCCGTTGCCGTGGACCTGCTTCGAGCCCTGGAACATCAGGTGCTCGAAGAGGTGGGCGAGACCGGTGCGGCCCGCGACCTCGTGGCGCGAGCCGACGTCGTACCAGAGGCAGACCGCGGCGACCGGGGTCAGGTGGTCCTCCGAGAGCACCACGCGCAGGCCGTTGGCCAGCCGGTGCTCGGTCGCTGTCAGGCCGCCGGAGCCGGCCTCGGCCGTGGCCGTGTGACCCATGGGCATGTACGTCCCTTCGATCGCGATGTGGAAAGTCCTGCCACTGTATGCAAGCGCGCCGACACCTGGCGAAGTTCCCGTCCCTCCACAACGTCCCTCTTCCGGGTAGCCACGGGGCGCGCGCGTGACCGCGCACGGCCTCAGGCCCGGGTCGCGGTCCCGGTTGTCAGCGGGACGGTCCACAATGGTCCGCGTCAGATCAACCTTGTTGGTGAAGGAGCCGCAGCCGCGATGGCCCGCCGCAGCACGAAGACACCGCCGCCGGACGACGCGTTCGAGGAGAGAATCCTCGACATCGACGTCGTCGACGAGATGCAGGGCTCCTTCCTCGAGTACGCGTACTCGGTGATCTACTCGCGCGCGCTGCCCGACGCCCGCGACGGGATGAAGCCCGTGCAGCGCCGGATCGTCTACCAGATGAGCGAGATGGGTCTGCGGCCCGAGCGCGGGTTCGTGAAGTGCGCCCGCGTCGTCGGCGAGGTCATGGGCAAGCTGCACCCGCACGGCGACGCGTCGATCTACGACGCGATGGTGCGCATGGCGCAGCCCTTCTCCATGCGCCTGCCGCTGGTCGACGGCCACGGCAACTTCGGCTCCCTCGGCAACGACGACCCGCCGGCCGCCATGCGGTACACGGAGTCGCGGATGGCTCCGGCCGCGCTCATGATGACGGAGTCCATCGACGAGGACACCGTCGACTTCGCGCCGAACTACGACGGCCAGGAGCAGGAGCCCGTCGCGCTCCCCGCCGCGTATCCGAACCTCCTGGTCAACGGCGCCTCCGGCATCGCGGTCGGCATGGCCACCAACATGCCGCCGCACAACCTGGGCGAGGTCATCGCGGCCGCCCGCCACCTGATCCGCTACCCGAACGCGGACCTGGAGGCGCTGATGCGCTTCGTGCCGGGTCCCGACCTGCCGACCGGCGGCCGGATCGTCGGCCTGTCCGGCGTCAAGGACGCGTACGAGACGGGCCGCGGCACCTTCAAGATCCGCGCGACGACGTCCGTGGAGACCGTGACGGCCCGCCGCAAGGGCATCGTCGTCACCGAACTCCCCTTCAGCGTCGGCCCGGAGAAGGTGATCTCCAAGATCAAGGACCTGGTCGGCTCCAAGAAGCTCCAGGGCATCGCCGACGTCAAGGACCTCACCGACCGCAACCACGGCCTGCGCCTGGTGATCGAGATCAAGAACGGCTTCGTGCCGGAGGCGGTCCTGGAGCAGCTCTACAAGCTGACGCCGATGGAGGAGTCCTTCGGCATCAACAACGTGGCCCTGGTCGACGGCCAGCCGCTCACCCTCGGCCTCAAGGAGCTCCTGGAGGTCTACCTCGACCACCGCTTCGAGGTGGTCCGGCGCCGCTCCGAGTTCCGCCGCGGCAAGAAGCGCGACCGGCTGCACCTGGTCGAGGGCCTGCTCGTCGCGCTGCTCGACATCGACGAGGTCATCCGGCTGATCCGGGAGAGCGAGAACTCGGCGCAGGCGAAGGAGCGCCTGATGGAGCGCTTCTCCCTGAGCGAGGTCCAGACGCAGTACATCCTGGACACCCCGCTGCGCCGGCTCACCAAGTTCGACCGGCTGGAGCTGGAGACCGAGCGCGACCGGCTCACCGGCGAGATCGACGAGCTGACCGGGATCCTGGAGTCCGACAGCGAGCTGCGCAAGCTGGTCTCGGCGGAACTGGCGGCGGTCGCGAAGAAGTTCGCCACCGACCGGCGCACGGTCCTGCTGGAGTCGGCGGGCGCCCCCGTCACGGCCGTGGCCCTGGAGGTCGCCGACGACCCGTGCCGGGTGCTGCTGTCCTCCACGGGCCTGCTCGCCCGTACGGCGACGGCCGAGGTCGCGCCCGCCGACCCGGAGGCCAAGCGCGTCAAGCACGACGCGATCGTCTCCTCGGTGGCGGCCACCCAGCGCGGCGACGTCGGTGCGGTGACCTCGGCCGGACGGCTGCTGCGGCTCGCGGTGATCGACCTCCCGCAGCTCCCCGACACGGCGGCCGCGCCGAACCTGTCGGGCGGGGCGCCGCTGGCCGAGTTCCTCTCGCTGGAGGCGGACGAGACGGTGGTCTGCCTGACCACGCTCGCCGAGACCTCGCCCGGCCTCGCGATCGGCACGCTGCAGGGCGTGGTCAAGCGCGTCGTGCCGGACTACCCGGCCAACAAGGACGAGCTGGAGGTCATCGGCCTCAAGGACGGCGACCGGATCGTCGGCGCGACGGAGCTGAGGACCGGCGAGGAGGACCTGGTCTTCATCACCTCCGACGCCCAGCTGCTGCGCTATCCGGCCTCTCAGGTGCGGCCGCAGGGACGTCCCGCGGGCGGTATGGCCGGCATCAAGCTGACGGCGGGCGCCGAGGTCATCTCCTTCACCGCCGTGGACCCGGCCGTGGACGCGGTGGTGTTCACGGTCGCCGGCTCCACGGGCACGCTGGACGCCTCGGCCGGCACGTCGGCGAAGCTGACCCCGTTCGACCAGTACCCGCGCAAGGGCCGCGCGACGGGCGGTGTGCGCTGCCAGCGCTTCCTGAAGGGCGAGGACGTCCTCGTCCTGGCCTGGGCGGGCGCCGTCCCGGCCCACGCCGCCCAGAAGAACGGCACCCCGTCCGAGCTCCCGGACCCGGACCCGCGCCGCGACGGCTCGGGCACCCCGCTGGCGAAGCCGGTGGAGGTCGTGGCGGGCCCGATCGGCTAGCCGGCCGATCGGCCGGCCGGTCGTCCTGTCGGCCGGCCGGTCCGGGACCCGGCTCCGGGCTGAACCGGACTGGGCTCCGGGCCCGGTAGCCGGCCTGAGTGCCGGCCCCGGTCGCCGGCCCGAGTCCCGGGCTGGTCGCCGGCCCGAGTCCCGGCCCCGGCCGCCCTGCTGGGCCCCCGGCCTCGCTCCGTACGGAAGCCCCCTGTTCCGCGTCTTCGCGCGGGGCGGGGGCTTTCGCTATGCCGGGCGGGCCGCGGTGGGGGCGTAGACGGCCTCGATCCCGGCGACGATCAGGCGCAGCCCCTCCTCGAAGCCGTTGTCGTGGTCGGCGAAGATCTCCGCCCCGGCCGCCGCCGCGAGCGGGTAGTCCGCGAGCCACTCCGCGCGCCGCTCCACGTCGAAGCCCTCGCGGGGCTCCCCCGGCGCCGACTCGGTGCCCTGCTCCTCGGTGACGAAGCCGAGGGTGTACATGTACGCGGTGGTGCTGGCCCGCACCGCCTGGTGCAGCGAGAAGCCCGCGTCGACGAGCGCGCCCAGCTGGAGTTCCATGTCCGCGGCGAAGTCCGTCCCGGTGAAGCGGGCCCCGCTGTAGACCTTGGCGCCGTCGCGGTAGCGCAGCAGTCCGGCGCGCAGGCCCCGGTTGACCGCGAGGATCCGTTCCTGCCAGTCGAGGTCGCCGGGCGGGCGGGTCTCGGGGTCGGCCACCATCCGCCGGTACATCACGGTCGCCATCTCGTCGAGCAGCGCCTGCTTGTTCTTGAAGTGCCAGTAGAGCGCGGGCGCCTGGACGTTCAGCTCCTGGGCGATCGCGCGCAGCGTCAGCCCGTCGAGGCCACGCTCGTTGAGCAGGCTGAGGGCGGTCTCCGCCACCGATGCGGGGTCCAGCCGGGTCGTCTTCTTGGTCGCCACTCCGTCACGGTATCCCCTTGACAGCTTAACGGCGTTAAGGAGATGCTCTCCATGTCGGAACTTAACGCCATTAAGGACGCGGGAGACCGGAGGAGACGCCATGGGGACCATCAAGGCCGCGGGGCTCGTGGATGCCGCGCCTGGCACGGAGGGCGCTGCCGCCGTGGAGACGGACGTCGTCATCGTCGGGGCGGGACCCACCGGGCTGGTGCTCGCCGTCGACCTGGCCCGCCGGGGCGTGCGCGCCCTGCTCGTCGAGAAGGCGGACCGGCTCTTCCCCGGCTCGCGCGGCAAGGGGATCCAGCCGCGCAGCCTGGAGGTGCTCGACGACCTGGGGGCCCTGCCCGGGATCCTGGCGGCGGGCTCGCTCTACCCGCGGATGCGCGCCTGGGAGGGCGCCGAGCGACAGGGCGAGTGGGACATGATGGCGCGCTCGGAGCCGACCGAGCAGGTGCCGTACGCCAATGTGCTGCTCATCCCGCAGTCCCGCACCCAGGAAGTGCTCCACGCACGCCTTCGGGAGCTCGGCGGTGACGTCCGCTTCGGCGCCGCCCTCACCGGGTTCCGCCAGTCCGCGGAAGCCGTCGAGGCGGAGCTCTCCACCGGCGAGACCGTCCGGGCCGCCTATCTGGTCGCGGCCGACGGCGGGCGCTCCACCGTCCGCAGGGCGCTCGGCATCGGCATGACGGGCGAGACCGTCGACCCCCGCCCGATGCTCGTCGCGGACGTCCGCCTCGCCCCCTCCACGGTCGTGGACCGCGGCAACTGGCACGTCTGGCCGAAGGCGCCGGGCGGAGCCGTGGCGCTGTGCCCGCTGCCCGGGGGCGACCACTTCCAGCTCATCGCCGCCTTCGACGACGAGGCCGCCGCAGTGGACACCGCGCCCCGCGCGGTGCGCGAGCTCCTCGCCGCGCGCACGCCGCTCGCGGACGCGGACGTCGTCGAGGTGCTGTGGGCCTCCGACTTCCGTGCCCGCGCGGCGATGGCGGACCGGTTCCGCGACGGCCGGGTCTTCCTCGCGGGCGACGCGGCGCATGTGCACTCCCCCGCGGGCGGCCAGGGCCTCAACACCAGCATCCAGGACGCGTACAACCTCGGCTGGAAGCTGGGGCAGGTGCTGCGGCACGGCGCCCCGGCCGCGCTCCTCGACTCCTACGAGACCGAGCGGCTGCCCGTCGCCGCCGAGGTTCTCGGCATCAGCACCCGCCTCCACCGGGCTAGCTCCGAGGGCGCGAACACCCAGCGGGGCGAGGAGGTCCAGCAGCTCGGGCTCGGCTACCGGGACTCGCCGCTCGCCGTGGAGACCCGGACCGGGGCGGCCCCCGACGCCCTGCGCGCCGGCGACCGCGCACCGGACGGCCCGTACGGCGGAGGCCGGCTCTTCGACCTCTTCCGGGGCCCGCACCTCACGCTGCTCGCGGTCGGCGTCCCGCTCCCGGCCCTGACGGGCGGCACGGTGCGCACGGCCCGCCTCGCCGCGTACGAGCCGTACGGCACGGGGCTGTTCCTGATCCGCCCGGACGGGTACGTGGGCTGGGCCGGCACGAGCGCCGAGGGCCTCGACGACTACCTCGCCGTCGTCGGCGCCTCCTGCTCCGCCGTCGCGGGCCCGGCATGATCCGAAGGACGCGGCCTACGCCGTGACCTCCGGCTCGTCCTCGCTGCCGGGCACGTACCGCAGGACGCCCCACATGGCGTGGTCGTCGGGGAGGTCCCCCGGGCCGTTCTGCTCGCAGCCGGCGAGCTCCTTGCGCAGGGCGGCGGCGTCGACGCCGGTGCCGATGAGGACCAACTGGGTCAGCCGCTCCTCGCCCGCGGGCCAGGGCTCGGGACGGAATCGCAGGAAGCGGCCGACCGCGTGGACGCCGTAGCGGTTGGCCGGGTCGGCGGCTCCGAAGTCGACGAAGCCCTTGATCCGGTAGAGGCCCTCGGGGCGCCCGTCCAGGAAGGCCATCAGGCGGCGCGGGTGCAGCGGCGTCGCCGTGCTGAGGGAGACCGTGTCGTAGGCGGCGTGCGGGTGGGCGTGCCCGTCCGCCCCGCCCGTCTCGTCGTATCCGTACAGGATGTCCTCGATGGACATCTGCCCCTCGATCTCGTCCTCCGGCACGACCCGGTCGAAGAGCAGCTCGGGGTCGATCCGTCCGTGCGCGGCCTCGGTGACCGCCGCCCTCGGGGCGAGCGCGGCGACCGTCTCGCGTACGGTCCGCAGCGCCTCGGCCGGGACCCGGTCGGCCTTGTTGACGACCACCAGGTCGGCCGCGGCGAGATGCCGGTCGGTCTCCGGGTGCCGCGCGCGGGTGGCGGCGAACTCCGCGGCGTCGACCACCTCGATCAGCCCGCCGTACACGATCCGCTCGTTCTCGCTGGCCAGCAGCATGCGGACCAGTTCCTGCGGCTCCGCGAGGCCGCTGGCCTCGATCACGATCACGTCCAGGCGGACCTCGGGCCGGGTGAGCACCTCCAGGTACTCGTCGAGCTCGCTCGCGTCCACCGCGCAGCACAGACAACCGTTGCCGAGCGAGACGGTGGAGCCGACCTGCCCGGCGACGGTCATGGCGTCGATGCCGATGTCTCCGAAGTCGTTGACCATGACCCCGATCCGCGTCCCGCGCGCGCTGCGCAGCAGATGGTTGAGCAGGGTGGTCTTCCCCGCCCCGAGAAACCCTGCCAGGACGACGACGGGGATCTGCTGGGTGGTCACGGGTCTTTCCTCCGGTCCCTTCGGTGCCCGCGCGGGTCGTCGGTGCCCGCGCGAAGCCCCCAGGATAGGCAGGCCGTGCCCAGGATCCGGGCAGCGGCATTTCCGGTCGGCGCCCTCGTCCCCGTACGGTTTCCGCCATGAGCCCCGCAGCCC contains:
- a CDS encoding DNA gyrase/topoisomerase IV subunit A, coding for MARRSTKTPPPDDAFEERILDIDVVDEMQGSFLEYAYSVIYSRALPDARDGMKPVQRRIVYQMSEMGLRPERGFVKCARVVGEVMGKLHPHGDASIYDAMVRMAQPFSMRLPLVDGHGNFGSLGNDDPPAAMRYTESRMAPAALMMTESIDEDTVDFAPNYDGQEQEPVALPAAYPNLLVNGASGIAVGMATNMPPHNLGEVIAAARHLIRYPNADLEALMRFVPGPDLPTGGRIVGLSGVKDAYETGRGTFKIRATTSVETVTARRKGIVVTELPFSVGPEKVISKIKDLVGSKKLQGIADVKDLTDRNHGLRLVIEIKNGFVPEAVLEQLYKLTPMEESFGINNVALVDGQPLTLGLKELLEVYLDHRFEVVRRRSEFRRGKKRDRLHLVEGLLVALLDIDEVIRLIRESENSAQAKERLMERFSLSEVQTQYILDTPLRRLTKFDRLELETERDRLTGEIDELTGILESDSELRKLVSAELAAVAKKFATDRRTVLLESAGAPVTAVALEVADDPCRVLLSSTGLLARTATAEVAPADPEAKRVKHDAIVSSVAATQRGDVGAVTSAGRLLRLAVIDLPQLPDTAAAPNLSGGAPLAEFLSLEADETVVCLTTLAETSPGLAIGTLQGVVKRVVPDYPANKDELEVIGLKDGDRIVGATELRTGEEDLVFITSDAQLLRYPASQVRPQGRPAGGMAGIKLTAGAEVISFTAVDPAVDAVVFTVAGSTGTLDASAGTSAKLTPFDQYPRKGRATGGVRCQRFLKGEDVLVLAWAGAVPAHAAQKNGTPSELPDPDPRRDGSGTPLAKPVEVVAGPIG
- a CDS encoding TetR/AcrR family transcriptional regulator C-terminal domain-containing protein codes for the protein MATKKTTRLDPASVAETALSLLNERGLDGLTLRAIAQELNVQAPALYWHFKNKQALLDEMATVMYRRMVADPETRPPGDLDWQERILAVNRGLRAGLLRYRDGAKVYSGARFTGTDFAADMELQLGALVDAGFSLHQAVRASTTAYMYTLGFVTEEQGTESAPGEPREGFDVERRAEWLADYPLAAAAGAEIFADHDNGFEEGLRLIVAGIEAVYAPTAARPA
- a CDS encoding FAD-dependent monooxygenase, with the translated sequence MGTIKAAGLVDAAPGTEGAAAVETDVVIVGAGPTGLVLAVDLARRGVRALLVEKADRLFPGSRGKGIQPRSLEVLDDLGALPGILAAGSLYPRMRAWEGAERQGEWDMMARSEPTEQVPYANVLLIPQSRTQEVLHARLRELGGDVRFGAALTGFRQSAEAVEAELSTGETVRAAYLVAADGGRSTVRRALGIGMTGETVDPRPMLVADVRLAPSTVVDRGNWHVWPKAPGGAVALCPLPGGDHFQLIAAFDDEAAAVDTAPRAVRELLAARTPLADADVVEVLWASDFRARAAMADRFRDGRVFLAGDAAHVHSPAGGQGLNTSIQDAYNLGWKLGQVLRHGAPAALLDSYETERLPVAAEVLGISTRLHRASSEGANTQRGEEVQQLGLGYRDSPLAVETRTGAAPDALRAGDRAPDGPYGGGRLFDLFRGPHLTLLAVGVPLPALTGGTVRTARLAAYEPYGTGLFLIRPDGYVGWAGTSAEGLDDYLAVVGASCSAVAGPA
- a CDS encoding CobW family GTP-binding protein, coding for MTTQQIPVVVLAGFLGAGKTTLLNHLLRSARGTRIGVMVNDFGDIGIDAMTVAGQVGSTVSLGNGCLCCAVDASELDEYLEVLTRPEVRLDVIVIEASGLAEPQELVRMLLASENERIVYGGLIEVVDAAEFAATRARHPETDRHLAAADLVVVNKADRVPAEALRTVRETVAALAPRAAVTEAAHGRIDPELLFDRVVPEDEIEGQMSIEDILYGYDETGGADGHAHPHAAYDTVSLSTATPLHPRRLMAFLDGRPEGLYRIKGFVDFGAADPANRYGVHAVGRFLRFRPEPWPAGEERLTQLVLIGTGVDAAALRKELAGCEQNGPGDLPDDHAMWGVLRYVPGSEDEPEVTA